One Bacillus sp. FJAT-52991 genomic region harbors:
- a CDS encoding S8 family serine peptidase, which translates to MKNSWKRTLALGISAVMVFPAGAVASSSNTSIHAEDVKRFQQAAKSSSITATEAEKKLEMYKANKEMDEFLNANTFVIKYKKPIAKQVHNKAGVKLVRSLPQLGYDIVYIPKSKKLNDVLKVYQNEKTVESISPSVKYKQFAPTLGDPKKSKMYHLPMLNIDQAIKQSGKHKVTVAVVDGGVDYKHPDLQGQLLPPYNAVDPAKTPVRDLHGTHVAGIIASKANNGLGGYGVNPNAKILPVDVFNGKQGATDYAIAEGILYAVSKKVDVINLSLGGPVTSPLVADAIQQAIDAGVVVVAAAGNEATDVYSYPAAYPGVISVGNVDRNKMLSDSSNFGPSVDVVAPGEDIYSTGYELGKGSSYATLTGTSMASPMVAGVASLLKSKDPNLTSYDVENMLEKTATDLGAKGYDTKYANGLINPVAALKLDPKKLPAQPDYSEASVLKAAKPLKAGQNTFTGNIKSPGEMHWYKVDLNENEHVQTVLEGNYSYDYGMEFYFIPQGAQADEGMFVEHNKSRAGEKEAYLYTAAEKGTLIIGVKDVNGNYHASGQSKYTLNAEKITKLQADPDTLENPVKITSLPYIKSDLTLFPAEQGAPDHDYFTFAVEEPKVLSISVSDIPGVNAALSVSMVADEESEEVVMANDNGPSQGEVLSFKAVPGVNYKINVTNEAMMGQDMGSILALIGMGGGSIDLGPADSSAFPYQFKVEERQLPADEDGWPMSEDLENKLANGDIDPQTYVEKKAEDQADFAEETTEEEYSADKEILAKAIPYTLGKDQRGYFQVEGDEDHYKFIPTASGVYEFDIVKGASQMPVATILQYDEEMDALLPITGAEDDIFSMIQALMGGQQTNKITVALKAGEEYVLRMGNSMYNISGDPYTIRTKKVADVPKESDTDQNSAEQAVNIKEGATYQNYFVYAGDTDHYYFKNDGVEKIHRLSIKPSNATAAQKGKIPSDLRSPMIFGGALIEDTNGNKMIDEEEALKAIPFGPSMFEMSFEPTVDLSFKAKKHAGYFLQVQPALSTKPNLLPYEVKLSEMKSNTKDGDGKVVNHVPQKPLSLKKAKDHLYTNGYMNAEVPFGDVDHFALNVAKDKRYAITLQMESGLDGKVEIYNEKGGLVASFDHYGSGDEEIAFVNLKKGKYFIEVSETQGRASAQPYKLTVK; encoded by the coding sequence ATGAAAAATAGTTGGAAACGCACATTAGCATTGGGGATATCAGCGGTTATGGTATTTCCAGCAGGGGCGGTGGCTTCAAGTTCAAATACTTCGATACATGCTGAGGATGTGAAACGATTTCAGCAAGCGGCGAAATCATCATCCATCACAGCAACTGAAGCTGAGAAGAAGCTAGAAATGTACAAAGCGAATAAAGAAATGGATGAATTCCTGAATGCAAATACATTTGTGATTAAGTACAAAAAGCCTATTGCAAAGCAGGTACATAATAAAGCGGGAGTAAAGCTGGTGCGTTCGTTACCACAGCTTGGCTACGATATCGTTTACATACCGAAGTCGAAAAAACTAAATGATGTCTTAAAGGTATATCAAAATGAGAAAACAGTCGAATCCATTAGCCCAAGTGTGAAATATAAGCAATTCGCTCCAACACTTGGCGATCCGAAAAAGTCAAAAATGTATCATTTGCCAATGTTAAATATCGATCAAGCAATCAAGCAATCTGGGAAACATAAAGTAACGGTGGCAGTTGTTGACGGTGGCGTCGATTATAAGCATCCGGACTTACAAGGTCAGCTGCTGCCGCCTTATAATGCGGTAGATCCAGCAAAAACACCGGTGCGTGATTTGCACGGAACGCATGTCGCTGGAATCATTGCCTCCAAAGCAAATAACGGACTTGGCGGTTATGGAGTTAATCCGAACGCCAAAATTTTACCTGTCGATGTGTTTAACGGAAAACAGGGTGCCACTGATTATGCGATCGCTGAAGGAATTCTTTATGCGGTGTCTAAAAAAGTCGATGTCATTAATTTAAGCCTTGGTGGCCCAGTAACATCTCCACTTGTGGCAGATGCCATTCAACAAGCGATTGACGCAGGCGTGGTTGTCGTCGCGGCCGCTGGAAATGAAGCGACAGATGTGTATTCTTATCCTGCTGCTTATCCAGGCGTGATTAGCGTTGGGAACGTCGATCGCAATAAAATGCTTTCTGATAGCTCCAATTTCGGTCCATCGGTTGATGTTGTTGCACCAGGTGAAGATATTTATAGTACAGGCTATGAACTGGGAAAGGGTTCAAGCTATGCGACGTTAACAGGGACATCGATGGCTTCCCCGATGGTTGCTGGTGTCGCTTCTCTATTAAAATCAAAAGATCCTAATCTAACGTCCTATGATGTGGAAAATATGTTGGAAAAAACAGCAACAGATCTTGGGGCAAAAGGATATGACACAAAGTATGCCAATGGGCTTATTAACCCGGTTGCCGCTTTGAAACTAGATCCGAAGAAGCTGCCGGCACAACCTGACTATTCAGAAGCATCTGTCTTAAAAGCAGCGAAGCCTTTAAAGGCTGGCCAAAATACTTTCACAGGTAACATTAAATCGCCGGGTGAAATGCATTGGTACAAGGTTGATTTAAATGAAAATGAACATGTGCAAACCGTGTTAGAAGGCAATTATTCTTATGATTATGGTATGGAGTTCTATTTTATCCCTCAAGGTGCACAAGCGGATGAAGGCATGTTCGTGGAACATAATAAAAGCCGTGCAGGTGAAAAAGAAGCCTATTTATATACTGCAGCAGAAAAAGGAACGCTTATCATTGGCGTGAAGGATGTCAATGGGAACTATCATGCGAGCGGGCAATCGAAGTACACATTGAATGCTGAAAAAATTACGAAGTTACAGGCAGATCCGGATACGCTAGAAAATCCAGTGAAAATTACTTCTTTACCTTATATAAAAAGTGATTTGACATTATTCCCAGCAGAACAAGGAGCACCTGATCATGATTACTTCACTTTTGCTGTTGAGGAACCAAAAGTTCTTTCGATTTCAGTATCAGACATACCAGGTGTGAACGCTGCGTTAAGTGTATCCATGGTCGCTGATGAGGAAAGTGAAGAAGTGGTGATGGCCAATGACAACGGGCCGAGCCAAGGTGAGGTGCTGTCGTTTAAAGCGGTACCAGGGGTCAACTACAAAATCAATGTCACAAACGAAGCAATGATGGGCCAAGATATGGGATCGATTTTAGCTTTGATTGGAATGGGCGGCGGAAGCATCGATCTTGGGCCTGCTGATTCCTCAGCCTTTCCATACCAATTCAAGGTAGAGGAAAGACAGCTTCCTGCAGATGAAGACGGATGGCCAATGTCAGAGGATCTAGAAAATAAATTAGCAAATGGCGATATTGATCCGCAAACGTATGTTGAAAAGAAAGCGGAAGATCAAGCCGATTTTGCAGAAGAAACGACTGAAGAAGAATATAGTGCAGATAAGGAAATTTTAGCGAAAGCAATACCTTATACACTTGGGAAAGATCAGCGCGGGTATTTCCAAGTGGAGGGCGATGAAGATCATTATAAATTCATCCCTACAGCGAGTGGTGTGTATGAATTTGATATTGTCAAAGGTGCTAGTCAGATGCCAGTGGCAACGATTTTACAATATGATGAAGAAATGGATGCCCTACTCCCGATTACTGGAGCAGAAGATGACATCTTTAGTATGATTCAAGCGTTAATGGGCGGTCAACAGACAAATAAGATCACTGTGGCGTTGAAAGCAGGCGAGGAATACGTCCTTCGCATGGGGAATTCGATGTACAATATTTCTGGTGACCCGTATACCATTCGTACAAAGAAAGTAGCGGATGTACCGAAAGAGTCAGATACAGATCAAAATAGTGCGGAACAAGCAGTAAATATTAAAGAAGGTGCGACTTATCAAAACTACTTTGTTTACGCAGGAGATACAGATCATTATTATTTTAAAAATGATGGAGTGGAGAAAATTCATCGCTTAAGTATCAAGCCTTCTAATGCTACAGCTGCACAAAAAGGGAAGATTCCTTCCGATTTGCGCTCACCAATGATTTTCGGTGGTGCTTTAATAGAAGATACGAACGGCAATAAAATGATTGATGAAGAGGAAGCATTAAAAGCTATTCCATTTGGTCCGAGCATGTTTGAAATGAGTTTTGAGCCGACAGTAGATCTTTCGTTTAAAGCGAAGAAACATGCAGGCTACTTTTTACAAGTGCAACCGGCCTTATCTACAAAGCCTAATTTATTGCCTTATGAAGTGAAACTGTCTGAAATGAAAAGCAACACAAAAGATGGTGATGGCAAAGTCGTCAACCATGTACCGCAAAAGCCACTTAGCTTGAAAAAAGCAAAGGATCATTTATATACAAATGGGTATATGAATGCGGAAGTTCCATTTGGTGATGTCGATCACTTTGCTTTAAACGTAGCAAAAGACAAGCGCTATGCGATCACGCTGCAAATGGAGAGCGGACTCGATGGAAAAGTAGAGATTTATAATGAGAAAGGCGGCCTTGTTGCTAGCTTCGATCACTACGGAAGCGGTGATGAAGAAATTGCTTTCGTCAACTTGAAAAAAGGCAAATACTTTATCGAAGTAAGCGAAACACAAGGAAGAGCTTCAGCACAACCGTATAAATTAACAGTGAAATAA
- the serC gene encoding 3-phosphoserine/phosphohydroxythreonine transaminase codes for MERVYNFSAGPSMLPLPVLEKAQKELVNYAGSGMSVMELSHRSGLFTDIITKAEQLLRELMNIPENYKVLFIQGGASQQFAMIPMNLLRNSGKADYVNTGSWSKKAIKEAKKYGEVRVIASSEDENFSYIPAIDASMIDPEADYVHITTNNTIEGTAFSEIPDTGNVPLVADMSSNILSEEIDVSKFGLIYAGAQKNIGPAGLTVVIIRDDLIGFVKEEVPTMLDYKTHSESGSLYNTPPTYGIYMAKLVFEWLTELGGLKVMEQINREKAEILYSFLEESDMFDSPVKKDSRSIMNIPFVSPSAELDAAFVKEAKTAGLETLKGHRSVGGMRASIYNAMPVEGVQALVDFMKKFENKHK; via the coding sequence ATGGAAAGAGTTTATAATTTTTCAGCGGGTCCTTCTATGCTTCCGCTGCCAGTGTTGGAAAAAGCTCAAAAAGAATTGGTGAACTATGCTGGTTCTGGCATGTCTGTAATGGAGTTAAGCCATCGTTCGGGCCTATTTACAGATATTATTACGAAAGCGGAGCAGCTACTTCGTGAATTAATGAACATTCCAGAAAACTATAAGGTTCTATTTATCCAAGGAGGAGCTTCGCAACAATTTGCGATGATCCCAATGAATTTATTGCGTAATAGCGGGAAAGCGGACTATGTGAACACAGGGTCTTGGTCTAAAAAAGCGATTAAAGAAGCGAAGAAGTATGGCGAAGTTCGTGTGATTGCTTCCTCAGAAGACGAAAACTTCAGCTATATTCCAGCGATTGATGCGAGCATGATCGATCCGGAAGCTGATTATGTACATATCACAACAAACAATACAATAGAAGGAACGGCTTTTTCAGAAATTCCTGATACAGGGAATGTTCCCCTTGTAGCGGATATGTCTTCTAATATTTTATCGGAAGAAATTGATGTGTCAAAGTTTGGCTTAATTTATGCAGGGGCCCAAAAGAATATCGGCCCAGCTGGATTAACCGTTGTTATTATTCGCGACGATTTGATCGGCTTTGTCAAAGAAGAGGTTCCGACTATGCTTGATTATAAGACTCATAGCGAGAGTGGCTCTTTATATAACACGCCTCCTACTTACGGCATTTACATGGCGAAGCTTGTGTTTGAATGGTTAACTGAACTTGGCGGCTTGAAAGTAATGGAGCAGATCAACCGTGAAAAAGCGGAGATTTTATACAGCTTCTTAGAGGAGTCGGACATGTTCGATTCTCCAGTGAAGAAGGATAGCCGCTCCATCATGAATATTCCTTTTGTTTCACCATCAGCAGAATTAGATGCGGCTTTTGTCAAAGAAGCGAAAACAGCTGGTCTTGAAACGTTGAAAGGGCATCGTTCCGTCGGTGGAATGAGAGCAAGTATTTACAATGCAATGCCTGTTGAAGGTGTGCAAGCACTTGTTGACTTTATGAAAAAATTTGAAAACAAACATAAATAA
- a CDS encoding ABC transporter ATP-binding protein encodes MNTILQAQGIHKVYGTKNHLFTVLKKIDLSIYKGEFIGIMGPSGAGKTTLLNILATIDKPTAGSIQISGEEITTMKDKSLSKFRREHLGFIFQDYNLLDSLTMKENILLPLSLSNTPVYRIEQKVEDVASILGIQSILNKYPYQTSGGQQQRTAAARAIITNPSLVLADEPTGALDSKSSTDLLNAFKTLNKDYETTILMVTHDVFAASYCDRVIFMKDGSLFTELVRGDKERKAFFEQLLLTLSSLGGGNHDVN; translated from the coding sequence ATGAATACTATTTTACAAGCACAAGGTATACATAAAGTATATGGGACGAAAAATCATTTATTTACCGTTTTAAAAAAGATAGATTTATCGATATATAAAGGTGAATTTATTGGGATTATGGGACCATCTGGCGCGGGAAAAACTACGCTGCTAAATATCTTGGCAACGATCGATAAACCCACAGCAGGCAGCATTCAAATAAGCGGAGAAGAAATTACAACGATGAAAGATAAATCTTTATCTAAATTTAGAAGAGAGCATTTAGGGTTTATCTTTCAAGACTACAATCTATTAGATTCATTAACGATGAAAGAAAATATTCTTCTTCCCTTGTCACTTTCGAATACTCCTGTCTACAGGATCGAGCAAAAAGTAGAAGATGTCGCATCCATTTTAGGTATACAATCAATCCTAAATAAGTATCCTTATCAAACTTCAGGAGGGCAACAGCAACGAACAGCGGCGGCACGCGCGATCATTACCAATCCAAGCCTTGTTTTGGCTGATGAACCAACAGGAGCACTAGACTCTAAATCGTCAACAGATTTATTAAATGCCTTTAAAACATTAAACAAAGACTATGAAACAACGATTTTGATGGTAACTCATGATGTGTTTGCAGCCAGCTACTGTGATCGTGTCATTTTCATGAAAGATGGTAGCCTATTTACCGAACTAGTAAGAGGAGATAAAGAACGAAAAGCTTTCTTTGAACAGTTATTATTGACCTTGTCATCTTTAGGAGGTGGCAACCATGACGTTAATTGA
- a CDS encoding phosphoglycerate dehydrogenase, whose protein sequence is MYTIKTLNNIAECGLNIFNKDTYTIDNDSTNPDGIVLRSFNMHNVEIDENTKAIARAGAGVNNIPVDACTERGIVVFNTPGANANAVKELVLTTLMASSRNLFAGVEWTKSLSGKGNEVPKLVEAGKKQFVGKEIKGKTLGVIGLGAVGALVANDALDLDMDVIGFDPFISIDTAWNLSRNVQRAMTMDQLFAVSDYITVHVPLTENTKGMFNEEAFGIMKPGVHILNFSRGELVNEEDMAVAIEKGIVGKYITDFPNDNILKMNNVIPIPHLGASTKESEENCAIMASRQVKEYLETGNIKNSVNLPNASLPFAGKRRVTAFHKNVPNMVGQITSALSEYNLNIADMVNRSRGDYAYTIIDIDNKVNGDVIPSLQEKISQIEGIVTVRVI, encoded by the coding sequence GTGTATACAATTAAAACATTAAACAATATCGCTGAATGTGGCTTAAATATATTCAATAAAGATACTTATACAATCGATAATGACAGTACAAACCCAGATGGGATCGTTCTTCGCAGCTTCAATATGCACAACGTTGAAATTGATGAAAATACAAAAGCAATTGCTCGTGCAGGAGCAGGTGTGAACAACATTCCAGTAGATGCTTGCACAGAGCGTGGAATCGTTGTGTTTAACACACCAGGTGCCAATGCCAATGCGGTAAAGGAGCTTGTTTTAACGACTTTAATGGCTTCTTCTCGTAACTTATTTGCAGGTGTGGAATGGACGAAATCTTTATCTGGAAAAGGCAATGAAGTGCCGAAGCTTGTTGAAGCAGGCAAAAAGCAATTTGTCGGAAAAGAAATTAAAGGAAAAACATTGGGCGTTATCGGTTTAGGTGCGGTTGGTGCTCTTGTAGCCAACGATGCTTTAGACCTTGATATGGATGTCATCGGATTTGATCCATTCATCTCTATTGATACAGCTTGGAATCTTTCTCGTAACGTGCAGCGTGCGATGACGATGGATCAGTTGTTTGCGGTATCTGATTACATTACCGTTCACGTACCATTAACTGAAAATACGAAAGGGATGTTCAATGAAGAAGCTTTTGGCATTATGAAGCCAGGCGTCCACATTTTGAACTTCTCTCGCGGCGAGCTTGTGAATGAGGAAGATATGGCTGTGGCAATTGAAAAAGGAATCGTTGGCAAATATATTACGGATTTCCCGAATGATAATATATTAAAAATGAACAATGTGATACCGATTCCTCACCTTGGGGCATCTACGAAGGAATCAGAAGAGAACTGTGCGATTATGGCTTCTCGTCAAGTAAAGGAATATCTTGAAACAGGGAATATTAAAAACTCTGTTAATCTACCAAATGCGTCTCTACCTTTTGCAGGAAAACGTCGTGTAACAGCTTTTCATAAAAACGTACCAAACATGGTAGGACAAATTACTTCTGCTTTATCTGAATACAACTTAAACATTGCAGACATGGTCAACAGAAGTAGAGGCGATTACGCTTATACGATCATTGACATTGATAATAAAGTAAACGGCGATGTGATCCCTAGTTTACAAGAAAAAATTAGCCAGATCGAAGGAATCGTAACGGTTCGCGTGATCTAA
- a CDS encoding sodium:alanine symporter family protein produces MLEVLQKINSVLWGTPSLILLVGTGVFLTFLLKGIQFRRLLYAFKLAFSKEKEEDANAEGDVSNFKALMTALAATIGNGNIAGVATAITLGGPGAIFWMWVVGLLGMATKYAEALLAMKYRVKNANGEYSGGPMYYIERGLGRKWKWLATAFAIFGAFAALGIGNSVQSNTIADVMTKSFHINGWITGIILVVLTALIIFGGIQRISTVAGFFVPIMAALYIGGSLLIIVINYDQIIPSFQLIFHYAFNPISAVGGFTGVMVTEAVRNGVSKGIFSNEAGLGTAALIAGNARADHPVKQALVAMTGTFIVTLIVCTMTGLVLLMTGFWDPTGGMISGVAHNASLEGGALTTAAFASVLGTAGEWIVSLSVIFFGFSTIVGWYMYGEKCFEYIAGLKYISAYRIIYVAATGIGAVASLTTVWAFADMANALMMIPNLIGILLLYKVIVKETNDFFQTKAYKGETKKVS; encoded by the coding sequence ATGTTAGAAGTTTTGCAAAAGATCAACAGTGTGCTCTGGGGAACACCAAGTTTAATACTACTAGTGGGTACCGGTGTCTTTCTCACCTTTCTTCTCAAAGGAATACAGTTTCGCCGCCTACTTTATGCTTTTAAACTAGCATTTTCTAAAGAAAAGGAAGAAGATGCAAATGCAGAAGGCGACGTAAGTAACTTCAAAGCTCTAATGACCGCGCTTGCTGCGACTATAGGAAACGGTAATATTGCAGGGGTAGCAACAGCCATTACTTTAGGTGGACCAGGAGCGATCTTCTGGATGTGGGTCGTTGGTTTATTAGGAATGGCGACGAAATACGCGGAAGCTTTATTAGCCATGAAATATCGTGTCAAAAATGCCAATGGTGAATATTCTGGTGGACCAATGTACTATATCGAGCGAGGGCTCGGTCGGAAATGGAAATGGCTAGCTACGGCATTTGCCATTTTTGGTGCCTTTGCTGCACTAGGAATTGGAAATAGCGTACAGTCGAACACCATTGCAGATGTTATGACGAAAAGTTTCCATATTAACGGCTGGATTACAGGTATTATTCTTGTCGTACTAACGGCTTTAATCATTTTCGGTGGAATCCAACGAATTAGTACAGTGGCTGGATTTTTCGTACCGATTATGGCGGCCCTTTATATCGGTGGATCCTTATTAATTATTGTGATCAACTATGATCAAATCATTCCTTCATTCCAATTAATTTTCCACTATGCCTTTAATCCTATTTCAGCTGTCGGAGGTTTCACTGGAGTAATGGTAACTGAAGCCGTTCGTAATGGAGTATCAAAAGGAATTTTCTCCAATGAAGCTGGTCTTGGTACAGCTGCCCTCATCGCAGGAAATGCTCGTGCCGATCACCCAGTTAAACAAGCACTTGTTGCGATGACCGGGACGTTTATCGTCACACTTATCGTTTGTACAATGACAGGTCTCGTTCTTTTAATGACTGGTTTCTGGGATCCAACAGGTGGAATGATTTCAGGTGTTGCACACAACGCGAGTCTCGAAGGCGGAGCATTAACCACCGCAGCCTTTGCTTCTGTCCTCGGTACGGCTGGTGAGTGGATCGTGTCTTTATCTGTTATCTTCTTTGGATTCTCAACCATCGTAGGCTGGTACATGTACGGAGAAAAATGCTTTGAATACATCGCTGGATTAAAATATATCTCTGCTTATCGTATCATTTACGTAGCAGCAACAGGAATTGGTGCCGTAGCTAGCTTAACAACCGTTTGGGCTTTCGCCGACATGGCCAACGCACTAATGATGATTCCAAACTTAATTGGTATTTTGCTCCTTTATAAAGTCATTGTCAAAGAAACAAACGACTTCTTCCAAACGAAAGCATATAAAGGAGAAACGAAAAAAGTAAGTTAA